A genomic segment from Methanoplanus limicola DSM 2279 encodes:
- a CDS encoding TIGR00296 family protein encodes MELLDESEGKIALCIARSVVNEAISGEKNVCPEPTAVFEDKRGVFVTLNKGGSLRGCIGIPYPVMPLKDALREAAASSATADPRFERVKPDELSEITIDITVLTPPETLSGDPLRRPDRIEIGKHGLIISGFGRSGLLLPQVATEYGWDAEEFLDHTCQKAGFIPGFWKNPETELKRFEGQIFSEKE; translated from the coding sequence ATGGAACTGCTGGATGAGAGTGAAGGAAAGATTGCATTATGCATTGCAAGAAGTGTGGTAAATGAAGCGATCTCCGGAGAAAAGAACGTCTGTCCTGAACCGACTGCGGTTTTTGAGGATAAGCGCGGAGTATTTGTAACTCTGAACAAAGGTGGCAGCCTCAGAGGATGTATAGGCATTCCGTATCCTGTGATGCCGCTTAAGGATGCGCTCAGGGAGGCAGCCGCCTCATCCGCAACGGCAGATCCCCGTTTTGAAAGGGTAAAGCCTGATGAACTGAGTGAAATTACTATAGATATTACAGTTCTGACGCCGCCTGAGACATTATCCGGTGATCCGCTCAGGAGACCGGATAGGATAGAGATTGGAAAGCATGGCCTGATCATCTCAGGATTTGGCAGAAGCGGCCTTCTTCTTCCGCAGGTAGCGACCGAATACGGCTGGGACGCAGAAGAATTCCTGGACCATACCTGTCAGAAGGCAGGATTTATTCCGGGATTCTGGAAGAACCCGGAGACTGAACTGAAGAGATTTGAAGGCCAGATATTTTCTGAAAAGGAGTGA
- the tgtA gene encoding tRNA guanosine(15) transglycosylase TgtA, with protein sequence MSISFEVIHKDIMGRTGKLKVGDKTAKTPLLLPVINPHIQIIKPEEMEKLGVEALITNAYIFSKSEEFRERALNEGLHNILNFSGIIMTDSGAFQQSVYGDVSFTNTETVQFQRAIGSEIIVPMDIATSPDRDHDEADAELSVTDKRIREALTVIDDGHLAAPVQGGIHEDLRLKAAESVRDMGVVFCPVGAVVPLMENYRYRDLVRVVMAAKEGLSPSSCIHLFGAGHPSMFALATAMGCDVFDSAAYALYAREGRYMTTRGSLKLDELNELPCACDVCRKHTAEELKKSPERERLLALHNLYVTLAEISTIRQAILDGTLWELVDERCRSHPLLLDGYRELLKYRERLEESDNAVKRRFFYRGSESCQRTEVLRYHRMAERFEAGDISLIKISGTVPSDLPTFDSVFLFRPPFGPYPPELSETFPVGQTEIPGWDDDMVKSGLKGVYELIRSNPETEFYICMNGEFEDIAELCLKDFEERIRYV encoded by the coding sequence TTGTCAATAAGTTTTGAGGTAATTCATAAGGATATAATGGGCAGGACCGGAAAACTGAAGGTTGGTGACAAGACAGCAAAGACGCCGCTCCTTCTTCCGGTGATAAACCCGCATATCCAGATAATAAAACCTGAAGAGATGGAAAAACTCGGAGTTGAGGCTCTCATAACAAATGCCTACATCTTCAGCAAGAGCGAAGAGTTCAGGGAGAGGGCGCTGAATGAGGGCCTGCATAATATCCTGAACTTCTCAGGGATAATTATGACAGATTCCGGCGCTTTTCAGCAGTCTGTCTATGGCGATGTGAGCTTTACCAATACCGAGACTGTACAGTTTCAGAGAGCGATTGGCAGTGAGATAATCGTTCCTATGGACATTGCCACATCACCTGACAGGGATCACGATGAAGCGGACGCGGAACTGTCCGTGACAGACAAAAGAATACGTGAAGCTCTTACGGTCATTGACGACGGCCATCTTGCCGCGCCGGTTCAGGGGGGCATTCATGAAGACCTGAGGCTTAAGGCAGCAGAGTCAGTCCGTGATATGGGCGTTGTCTTCTGTCCGGTTGGTGCTGTTGTACCGCTGATGGAGAATTACCGTTACAGGGATCTTGTCCGTGTCGTAATGGCGGCAAAGGAGGGTCTCTCACCTTCGTCATGTATCCATCTCTTCGGCGCCGGGCATCCGTCCATGTTTGCCCTTGCCACTGCAATGGGCTGTGATGTCTTTGATTCGGCAGCCTATGCTCTCTATGCCCGTGAGGGACGGTATATGACCACAAGGGGCAGTCTGAAACTTGATGAGTTAAACGAACTTCCATGTGCATGTGATGTCTGCCGGAAACACACTGCGGAAGAACTGAAAAAATCCCCTGAGAGAGAACGCCTTTTAGCCCTTCACAATCTCTATGTTACACTTGCAGAGATCTCAACAATAAGGCAGGCAATACTTGACGGGACGTTATGGGAGCTTGTGGATGAGAGATGCAGAAGTCATCCTCTCCTGCTTGACGGGTACCGTGAGCTGCTGAAGTACAGGGAAAGGCTTGAAGAGTCGGACAATGCTGTCAAGAGAAGATTCTTCTACAGGGGTTCTGAGTCCTGCCAGAGAACCGAGGTGCTGAGGTACCACAGGATGGCAGAGAGGTTTGAAGCCGGAGATATATCCCTGATTAAGATTTCAGGCACCGTGCCGTCTGATCTTCCCACTTTTGATTCCGTATTTCTCTTCAGGCCCCCCTTTGGCCCTTACCCCCCTGAACTGTCTGAGACATTTCCCGTGGGGCAGACTGAGATTCCCGGATGGGATGATGATATGGTGAAATCCGGCCTTAAGGGTGTGTATGAACTCATAAGATCAAACCCTGAGACCGAATTTTATATCTGCATGAACGGGGAATTTGAGGATATAGCAGAACTTTGCCTGAAAGACTTTGAGGAGAGAATCAGATATGTTTGA
- a CDS encoding CBS domain-containing protein: MQIPTPGEIREKRIKLGMTQSETARKSGLSQSMIARIESGSVDPRVSTLRKIVSVLQEAEKSALTAVDLMFSPVISVESGESLAKTVSIMGEKGISQLPVIDCGVPVGCISESAIINAMEDGRIKEIGKHLAKDLMEDCFPVVGPSTDTDTIMHILHNNHAVLVLEKGTVKGVITKHDLIAKRQ; encoded by the coding sequence ATGCAAATTCCCACACCAGGTGAAATCAGGGAAAAACGGATAAAACTTGGTATGACGCAGTCAGAAACTGCACGCAAATCGGGACTCAGCCAGTCTATGATTGCCAGAATAGAGTCGGGGAGCGTCGATCCGAGAGTGAGCACCCTCCGAAAGATAGTCTCTGTACTTCAGGAAGCGGAAAAGTCAGCACTTACAGCTGTGGACCTTATGTTTTCACCGGTTATATCCGTTGAGTCTGGCGAAAGCCTTGCAAAAACAGTCTCAATTATGGGAGAGAAAGGGATCTCACAACTGCCGGTTATTGACTGCGGTGTGCCGGTAGGCTGCATCTCCGAGTCTGCTATCATAAATGCAATGGAAGACGGGCGCATTAAAGAGATAGGAAAACACCTGGCTAAGGATCTGATGGAGGACTGCTTCCCGGTTGTCGGACCCTCAACAGATACGGATACCATTATGCACATCCTGCACAACAATCACGCAGTGCTTGTCCTTGAAAAGGGCACTGTAAAAGGCGTCATAACAAAGCATGACCTGATTGCAAAGAGGCAGTAA